One genomic region from Myxocyprinus asiaticus isolate MX2 ecotype Aquarium Trade chromosome 27, UBuf_Myxa_2, whole genome shotgun sequence encodes:
- the mxd3 gene encoding max dimerization protein 3, with translation MEVNTCNIQVLLQAAEYLERREREAEHGYASVLPFYSKGVADKRKKQKSKTHSQGSSRSVHNELEKHRRAQLRHCLEQLKQHVPLSSDSVRNTTLNLLREAQLHIKKLQEQDERAELLKDRLRWKQRELRIRLEKLQGSTERMRNDSLGSAVSSERSDSEREDVEIDVESMVWTLDTDGLGSSHAEVDHSYSTSDHAWL, from the exons ATGGAGGTAAATACGTGCAACATTCAAGTGCTCCTGCAGGCAGCGGAATATCTGGAGCGCAGGGAAAGAG AGGCTGAACACGGTTATGCCTCAGTGCTACCATTTTACAGTAAAGGGGTTGCAGAtaagagaaaaaaacagaaatcaaAGACTCATTCACAAGGGAGCAGCAG gTCTGTTCACAATGAATTGGAGAAACACAG GAGAGCTCAGTTGAGACATTGTCTAGAGCAGCTAAAACAGCATGTTCCTCTATCCTCTGATTCAGTGAGGAACACAACCCTCAACCTGCTCAGAGAAGCACAGCTGCACATCAAG AAACTGCAGGAACAGGACGAGCGTGCAGAGCTGCTGAAGGATCGTCTGCGCTGGAAGCAGAGAGAACTGCGCATACGGTTGGAGAAACTGCAGGGCAGCACGGAGCGGATGCGTAATGACAGCCTTGGGTCTGCTGTGTCCTCCGAGAGATCAGACTCTGAGAGAG AGGACGTCGAGATAGATGTGGAGAGCATGGTGTGGACTCTGGATACAGATGGTTTGGGCTCATCACATGCTGAGGTGGACCACAGCTACTCCACCTCTGATCATGCCTGGTTATGA